In Longimicrobiaceae bacterium, the sequence GCCGCCGCGGAGGAGATCCTCCAGGACTTCCAATCCTGGAAGGTCAGGGACGACGTCGGGTTCCTGCGCGAGGAGCCGAGCGCGCTCGCGCAGGCCGTCGCCGCGGTGCTGGCCGAGCTGCTCGCCGTGCGCAACCTGGGCGGGCTCTCGCCGGAGACCGCGGCGGTGCTGAACCGGCTCAACCACCCCGATCCCTGCGTGGGGCCCGGCAACATGCTCGTCCCCGCCTACCGGAGCGGCGACGCCATCCGGAAGCTGTTCTACGGCGGGTTCAGCCAGGCGGCCAAAACCTACGTCCGGGGGATCGTCAACGCCTCCGTCGGCCTGCACTACACCTGTCCGGGCGTCCCCTTCGGGACGCACCCACCGTACAACATCGCCCCGCACCCCGCGTCCAAGCAGGACTACACCATCGACCACGTCAAGCCCGTGGCGCGCCACTGGAACCAGAAGGGGCGCGACATGTCGCGCGCGGCGAGGAACCAGTGGCTGAACAAGACGTCGAACCTCGTGCCCATCTGCTCCAGCTGCAACACCATCAAGGGGAGCTGGTACCAGGGCGTGCAGCACAACTACAACACCGTCGTGGGCCCCAACTTCACCGGGATGTTCTGACCCGCCCGGCGCGGCTCGTTGCGCAGCCCGCCCCGCGCCCCGTACCTTCCCGCCCGCCCGGAGCCCCGTCCCCCGAACGCAGCACCCATGCGCGTCGTCCTGCAGCGCGTCTCCCGCGCCCGCGTCACCGTGGAGGGCCGCGTCACCGGCGAGATCGGCCGGGGGCTGCTCCTCCTCGCCGGCTTCACCGGCGGCGACACGGAGGACACGCTCCGCTGGATGGCGGAGAAGGTCGTGGGGCTGCGCGTCTTCACCGACGCCGAGGGGAAGATGAACCTGTCCGTGGACGAAGTGGACGGCGCCGTCCTGGTCGTCTCGCAGTTCACGCTGTACGGCGACGCGCGGAAGGGCCGCCGTCCGAGCTTCGTGGACGCCGCGCGCCCGGAGGCCGCCGTCCCGCTGTACGAGCGCTTCGTGGAGATGCTTCGCGCCGCCGGCCGCCCGGTGGAGACCGGCGAGTTCGGCGCGATGATGCAGGTGGAGCTGGTGAACGACGGCCCGGTGACGCTGGTGCTGGAGCGCTGAGCCGTCGCGGAATTCAACCGACTGCCCGGAGGAGAGCCATGAACGAGCTGGAGGACCGCGACATCGACAAGGTGTACTCCAAGAAGGACTTCGTCGCCAAGCTGCGCCGCCTGGCCGACGCGCTGGAGCAGGAGAAGCCGTTCACCATCCAGGTGGCCGGCGAGCGGATGGTGGTCCCGGTGGACGCCCGGGTGAGCGTGGAGCACGAGCGCTCCGGGGGCGAGGACGAGCTGGAGTTCCAGCTCCGGTGGACGCGGCAGCAGGGCTGAGCGGGCGCCGTCTCTATCGGTTGCCTGAACGCAAAGGGGGTGCGGCCGAGCGCCGCACCCCCTTCGTCTTCCGCCGCCCGCCGGCCTACGTCTGCTGCCGCGGGCGCCCGGACTGGATCAGCCGCTGCCGGGCCGTGTTCCCGGGGATCGCGATGTGCATGGCGGGGTCGAGCTCCTTCCCCACCGCCGGGCTCCCCTTGGGCACCCACACCTGCATGACCGTGTGGCTGTACGACTGCGGGAGGTAGCGGACGTAGTACCCGTCCGGGTGCCGGGACCAGCGCCCGGTGGGGACCTCCCGGCTCCCCGGGCCCATCCCGACCGCCCCCGCGAGGACCGCCACCCGCTCCAGCTCCGCGAAGGAGGTGGTCGGGTTGATGAGCATCTGCCGGAGCCGAGCCTCTGCCTCCACCACCTGCCGCACCAGCGGCGGCAGGCTGGTCAGGGCGCGGTCCAGCGCCGGGCCGGGGACGAGGTCCAGGGCGCTCCGGTTCAGCATGGCGATCTGTTGTGGCGTCATCAGCCGCGAGGCCGTCGCCTTGTGCTCCGCCGAGAGGTCCTCGAACTTGGCGCGCGCGATGATCGCCCAGAGCAGCGTCTGGATCTTCTGCTGCTCGATCTCGGGGTGGTTCACCGAGTTGCGGAGAATGGTCATCACCGCCTCCTCGGCGGGTCCCTCGGGCGGAGCGAACAGGTACCCGTCGCCGCCGCCGGGGCCGTGCGTCCCCGCGTGGATGCAGTAGCTCTGGGTGTGCATCTCGTAGTAGCCCGGCTGCAGCACGAACCCGCCGCTGGGGGTCCGCTGCAGCGCCAGCATGTCCCGGACGGGGAACGGGTCCAGCGAGTCCACCGCAGCCACGCTGCCTGCCCGGAGCGGGTACGGGTCGAGCGAATCGACGGGCATCCCGTTGAAGGTGCGGATCCCCAGGCCGGTGAGCGCGATCCGCAGGAGCCGCCCCTCGGGCCGGTCGGGCCTGAAGTTGTCCAGCGAGTCGACGGCGAACTTGGCGTCCTGGAGGCTGGTGGTGATGGGCGGCTTCCCCTGCAGCATGCCGCTGATGTCGGGGAGGCGGTTGCCCAGGCGCGACGCGGCGTCGCGAAGCCCTGGGATCTGGGCGTGCAGCGGCCCGGCGAGAAGGACCAGCGCCAGGGTGAGCACGCCTGCTTTCGGGAGGGAACAGGACCGGATCATGCTGTCCTCGGGGATTCTGGGGGGTGCGGTAGGGCGGGCACAACCCCCAATAGTAAGGACAAGCGGGCGCGGGCGCCAGAACCTTATTTCTCCGGTGAAGCATGCTCGCCCCCGGGTTGCGCGCCGTGGCGCGGAAATGGCAGCTTGCCGGGCCGTCTCCGTCTCCTCCGACCCCGAGCACTCCGACCATGCCGGACGCCGACGCCCTGCAGCCCCCGCCCCTGATCCTTGCCTCGCAGTCTCCCCGCCGCGCCGAGCTGATCGGCCGTCTGGGCCTGGAGTTCGAAACCCTCCCCGCCGACATCGACGAGAGCTACCTGGGCGACGAGATGCCCGCCGCGCACGCGGAGCGCCTGGCCCGCGAGAAGGCCGTCGCCGTCGCCCGCGACCGGCCCGAGGCGCTGGTGGTGGGCTCCGACACAATCGTCGTCCTCGGCAGCAACGTGCTCGGCAAGCCGAAGGACGACGGCGAGGCCGTGGAGATGCTGCTGCGCCTGTCCGGCCGCGACCACGAGGTGCACACCGGGATCGCAGTGTCCCACGGCGGCCGGATCGAGTCCGGCCTGGAGCGCGTCCGGGTCCGCTTCCGCTCGCTGGACCGCCGCGAGTGCGAGGAGTACGTCGCCACCCGCGAGCCGATGGACAAGGCCGGCGCGTACGGCATCCAGGGCTTCGGCTCCGCCATCGTGGAGCGGATCGAGGGCGACTACTTCGCGGTGATGGGGCTGCCGGTGGTGCGGATGCTGGGGTTGATCGAGAGGTTCGGGTGGAGGTACGGGTTCGGGGAGCTACGGCGCGTAGGGGAGGCGGAATGATCCTCGCCATCGACCAGGGCACCACCGGCACCACCTGCCTCGTCATCGACGCGGACGGGAAGATCCGCGGGCGGGCGTACAGCGAGTTCACGCAGCACTTTCCGCGGCCGG encodes:
- the dtd gene encoding D-aminoacyl-tRNA deacylase, producing MRVVLQRVSRARVTVEGRVTGEIGRGLLLLAGFTGGDTEDTLRWMAEKVVGLRVFTDAEGKMNLSVDEVDGAVLVVSQFTLYGDARKGRRPSFVDAARPEAAVPLYERFVEMLRAAGRPVETGEFGAMMQVELVNDGPVTLVLER
- a CDS encoding amphi-Trp domain-containing protein, with the protein product MNELEDRDIDKVYSKKDFVAKLRRLADALEQEKPFTIQVAGERMVVPVDARVSVEHERSGGEDELEFQLRWTRQQG
- a CDS encoding Maf family protein; translation: MPDADALQPPPLILASQSPRRAELIGRLGLEFETLPADIDESYLGDEMPAAHAERLAREKAVAVARDRPEALVVGSDTIVVLGSNVLGKPKDDGEAVEMLLRLSGRDHEVHTGIAVSHGGRIESGLERVRVRFRSLDRRECEEYVATREPMDKAGAYGIQGFGSAIVERIEGDYFAVMGLPVVRMLGLIERFGWRYGFGELRRVGEAE